A segment of the Kwoniella shivajii chromosome 2, complete sequence genome:
ctcttttcttctctctctctctctctctctctcactcCCTCTTCGTTCATCGTTCATCCCATATCTGCTCATCCATTTCTCAGCTACTTTCATCGTCTACCCTCTTTCCCTCATTCGTTCTCCCTGACCGATCAAAGGCAGCCTCGCTCACAAGTGTCACTGACCACCTCGCTCGATCAGTACAACGACCTTACTTCACCTTTTCAACTATCAATTGCATGATACCTGAAGAATCAGGCGCTGGCTCATACTTCATCAAACGATTCAAACATCTCAACTAATTTCACTCTTTCCACCCTCACTGTCTTTTACTCTCACAACTCACACCTTACACCTCTCGAGACCACCAAACATCATAACACAAGAATGCTACCATCAGCTTTCACCCTCATCGCCGCTTTCCTCCCTCTCCTCGCTCTGACATCAGCGTCCTCTCACGCACCTCATCCTCCCCATGTCCGACATCGTCGTATTGGCAATGTTGTTCGACATATCAGAGATGGAGAAACCGTTCCTCGAGCTGCCGCTGCTCCTAGGGACAATGCAGGTCACGCCGAAGCCAAGAGGATCATCAAAAAGAGTGTGAAGAAGCGAGGTCAAAAATGTCGACCCCGTcaagcagcttcttcctctcttgcacctgcttcttcctcggcATCTGCGTCTGCGTCTGCGGTTACCGCTACCTCTACGACTGCCGCTTCTCAACCAGACAACAATCAGGCTTGGGGTCATCTTCCTGTAAGTACATTAATCCGTTCAGCTTTTCATCCAAAACAGTGCGTTATTAACAATGGATGAGCTGACAAGAGCTGTTCGACTAGTCCTCCCAAGGTGGTGATGACTGGACAGCGACCTCTGCAAACTCTGTCACCACaacatctacttcttcctgGGCTGCCGCTAGCACCTCTGCTTCCAACTCTGGTGGTTCAGGGGGTGGTTCAACATCCAATTACGGAATCCTGTCTATGACTGATGGGTACGTCTCAACATGAAGGAGCACTGCTAACGTTCTTTCAGCACTTGTGGTTATTCCAACGCTGATGGAAGCGCTCCCAACGGTGCCGAAGGATGGCTCAATTGCGGTGTTGATGGTGGTGGCTGGACCCCTCCTATGGTCACCGCCGAGCAACTTATCGCCGCTGAGCTTTCTGCGGATGGCATCTTTGCTCCTTGCGGACCTTATATTGACAAATTTAACCAGTATGCTGCTCAATATGGGAGTGAGTGACATTAGTTCAGTATCAGCTCATTCTCCTGATTACTAAACATAATTGCTTGCAGTCAAGGGTATTATGCTTGCCTCTTTCGCTATGCAAGAATCCACTTGCAATCCCGCGGCCACTGGTGGCAACGGTGAAGCAGGATTGATGCAATTAGCTTCGGTGAATTGCGGTGGTGCACCTGGTGGAAAGTGAGTTCTATGAAATATCTAATTAATGACAGATGCTGATGTTTAAGCTTTAGCTGTTACGATATCGACTTCAACATCCAACGTGCTGCTGAAGTGAGAACCTCTCCACAATGAATGAAGTTCGAGCTTGGTTGCTGACGACTCTCGTTTATTAGCTTTTCACCAATCTCATTGATGCCAATGGCGGTAATGTTTTGCTGGTGAGTCTTTACCTATGCTTCGTCTCTCCGAGGTGACTAAATGTTGCGACAGGCCATCGGATCTTATAACGGTTGGTCGAAAGGACTAACTGTTGGCGCTGCTACTGCTGCTGCCGGTGAAGGCCGATGTGCTGCACAGAACAACCTTGACTACATCCATCAATACTGTAACGGATGGATGCAGGGCAAGAGCGGTTATGAGCTCGGTACATACTGTGAGTCTATTGTGGAGTTGCGTTCCTCTGATACCCGCTGAACGATGTACATGCGCAGTCAACCTCAAACATTGTTGATCCGATCTTTACATCCATCATTCTGCTGTTCTtcccatccatcttttccttgtaCTTAGTTGACTCCGATCAAGCTTGACGCTTTTGGCATCCCATTAAGGTAATCTCCAGGTAGATTGCTTTTCCAATGTATAAATCCTAAAAAATGACTAAAATATGCACTCTATTTACCCTTACAATCTTGCATGTGCGACCGTTTCCTGCAAGCACCTGCTATGCAATGCATTGATCTGATGTGACTACGACTACAATGTTCAATCCTCTAATTTGTCCTTGACAGGATCCCAATCTCGTTCCCACACGGCCTTCTTTGGCCATCTCAGCTCGAACCATTCCTGCATGATGTCCTTGACTTCCTCGTAGTCTTCCTCAATGTCATCGTTGAGCCCTAATATACTGACTTGAGGATTATCTTGAATCATCTTGAACACTCTGTGAGCATGCTCAGCCGATTTAAGCATATGGAAATGTGATACGGATTTGGCTGCACGTTCGTTTAGTAAgggatcagcttcagctcGATATCAATGCAATGCCGTCTTACTCACCAGACAAATATTGATATCGTGAAAGCAGCTTCATGGTGAACTCTCGCAAGTTGACAGATTCTCCAGGAAGAGCCGTCGTTGACATGACAGTCTCCAAGGAAAAGTCTGCTTCATGCCACGTCGGTGTGAGAGGCAAGTGTGGTGGTGGCAGATAACGTGGATACGATTGACCGGGAGCAAGAGGCTGATTTTCGAAAGTGGTACCCTTTGGGGGAAAGAACGCAGACAGACCTAAAGGTCCAGAAGCAGTCACCAAAGCCATAGTCACTGTGCACATAGCTTAGCCAAGATTCGTACGGCGGAAATGAAAGACTCACGACAGTCTCCACATTCAGGATACGAGAAGGCGAGCCGTTTGAACATGTCGGCAGCTGAAACGTCTTCTTCTCGAGCCCAAAAAGATCCAAAACACCGGTCCAAGTCGAGTACGCATCTAACCTGTCAGTCTTGATTGTCGACGGAACTACTTACCTCTCATTAACGGATGGATCCGTACCAGTCTTCAAAATTGGAGGCATATGACCATccattgaagctgataagaTGGTCAGTCCGATTTGAAATGTGGGCCAGCGTACTCACAAAACAGAAATTCTGTCGCTTTTGGCGCTTCCCATCCTGCTTGTTCAAAGGCTTTCGCCATTCGACCAGGCTCCAAAgtccatctttcacctcGATGCACTTCAATTTTGATAACATCATCGTCCTGCTCATTGAGACCAAACATGTCTTTCAATTCAGTTCTTGCCACACCATTCCACATCCCGGGAGAGTCTCCGAGTGTTCCAAGGTTGGCGACGATGTAGGTCCATAGAAGAGCTTCTCGCCATCGTTCCACCTGATGAAGTTAGCATACTCAAGCTCAATTTGTAACTCACCCTCAAGGATGTAAGCAGCCACTGCATTTGTATATCTCCCTCTCCTAACATCATCTCTCGGAAACGCCTCTGACTGCTCTCCGCCAACGGCTCTTTGAACATTAAGCTCGCTTCATGGTGTAAACCCCTTGTGATGACTTTGGGTACATGCGCAAAGTATGGCCGTAAACGTCGAGGGAACCTTtgggaaaggagatgattggCATGATACAGCCCACCGACTTCTCCTGCATCATTGAAACGACTCTTGTCGAGAATCGGGCGGACTTGTTGGTAAAACTATGAAGACATAAGTGCTGATCTAAGCAGGTTGACTTGAGAACTCACGCCATGATCAAATCGTATCACGGATCCGTACAGCGGCGAATGAAAATCGGATACCTGAGGCAGAAGTCATCAGCGCGGCCCAAATAACATTTTCGATTTGTTTACTAACCGCATGAGGtctcaaaaggaaaaaatCATCGT
Coding sequences within it:
- a CDS encoding 3-O-alpha-D-mannopyranosyl-alpha-D-mannopyranose xylosylphosphotransferase; this translates as MFKRLAFSYPECGDCLTMALVTASGPLGLSAFFPPKGTTFENQPLAPGQSYPRYLPPPHLPLTPTWHEADFSLETVMSTTALPGESVNLREFTMKLLSRYQYLSAKSVSHFHMLKSAEHAHRVFKMIQDNPQVSILGLNDDIEEDYEEVKDIMQEWFELRWPKKAVWERDWDPVKDKLED